The Cucumis melo cultivar AY chromosome 5, USDA_Cmelo_AY_1.0, whole genome shotgun sequence genome has a segment encoding these proteins:
- the LOC103504278 gene encoding putative nucleobase-ascorbate transporter 10, translated as MDDLLMFDVRSTIHSSSYEFFQTRLCCSSAVDGGAQPSASSFRLKQRKMAADDDLEDTATSPPHPSIVSKYLPHLLKTKKPIYDQYSVLFSIVIIWLYAQLLTSSTVYNHKPATTQKSCRTDQVGLLSTAPWIYIPYPFQWGGPTFNAGEAFAMMAASVVSLFESTGTFFAASRYGSATPVPASIISRGSGWLGVGVLLNGMFGSVTGTCASVENDGLLALTRVGSKRVIQISAGFMIFFSVFGKFGALFASIPLPIIATLYCVFFGYVSSGLDFLQFCNLNSFRTKFILGTSFFLGLSIPQYFREYYHRDLNPSEHIYSGQGWVSKLED; from the exons ATGGACGATCTTCTCATGTTCGATGTTCGTAGTACGattcattcttcttcttatgAGTTTTTTCAGACCCGCCTTTGTTGTTCCTCCGCCGTGGATGGTGGAGCTCAGCCTTCTGCTTCCTCCTTCCGACTGAAACAGAGGAAGATGGCAGCCGATGATGATCTCGAAGATACTGCCACTTCTCCTCCTCATCCTTCCATTGTTTCCAAG TATCTTCCTCAtttattgaaaacaaaaaagccAATCTATGATCAATATTCGGTGTTATTTTCAATTGTAATCATCTGGCTATATGCACAACTCTTAACTTCAAGCACTGTTTATAATCACAAGCCCGCAACAACCCAGAAAAGTTGTCGCACAGATCAAGTTGGACTTTTGAGTACTGCTCCTTG GATTTACATTCCCTATCCATTTCAATGGGGAGGTCCAACTTTCAATGCTGGAGAAGCCTTTGCAATGATGGCTGCTTCTGTTGTTTCCCTCTTTGAG AGTACCGGAACATTTTTCGCAGCATCAAGATATGGCAGTGCGACTCCAGTGCCTGCATCCATCATCAGCCGGGGTAGCGGTTGGCTG GGAGTTGGAGTTTTGCTCAATGGCATGTTTGGTTCTGTCACTGGCACTTGTGCATCTGT GGAAAATGATGGTCTATTAGCTTTAACAAGAGTTGGTAGCAAAAGGGTCATCCAAATATCAGCTGGCTTCATgattttcttctctgtatttg GGAAATTTGGAGCACTTTTTGCCTCAATTCCTCTTCCAATTATTGCTACCTTGTATTGTGTCTTTTTCGGCTATGTCT CCTCTGGGCTTGATTTTCTCCAATTCTGTAACTTGAACAGTTTCAGAACAAAATTCATCTTGGGCACCTCCTTCTTTTTGGGTTTGTCAATACCACAATACTTCAGAGAATATTATCACCGAGATTTGAATCCATCAGAGCACATTTACTCTGGCCAGGGATGGGTAAGCAAGCTGGAagac